CCGAGGTGCAAAAACTCATTCGCCACTGGGACGAGAAAACGCCCATTGCCTGGGTGCGGATTCATGAGCTGCCCGATTTCATTTACTTTTCCCATAAACGTCATGTCCGGGCGGGCGTCGGCTGCGACAGCTGTCATGGCCCCGTGGCGGTCATGGCCGAAGTTCGTCGGGTCCGCACCCTGAACATGGGATTTTGCGTCGCCTGTCATGTGCGCAGCGGGGCCTCGCGCGACTGCGCCGTTTGTCATATGTAGGGGGCGGCGCGGCCGCTGTTTCGGAAACCGGAGCCTATGGAACGACGAAATTTTCTCAGACTGCTCGGCTTTTTCGGCAGCACCCTGTTGCCCGGTTGCCGCAAGGAAGGGGCGCATGGCACTCTCATCTCGCAACTGGTGCCGCCCGGCGACGGAGTCGTGCCGGGCGAGGCGCAATGGCGGCCGTCCACCTGCGGCGAATGCCCGGCCCATTGCGGGGTGCTGGTGCGGTTGCGCGAGGGACGCCCGGTCAAGCTCGAAGGCCATCCCGATCACCCCCTGAGCCGCGGCGGCCTGTGTCTGCGCGGCCAGGCCGGGCTTGAGCGGCGCTACCATCCGCGGCGCATCCTCGCGCCGCGCCGCAAGGTCGACGGGCAGTGGCGCGATCTCTCCTGGGACGAGGCCTTGGCCGTTCTCGACGCCGAACTCACCAGGAACACGCAGGCCGGGCGCCGCTCGGTGTACCTCTCCGGACGCACGACCGGCACCCTGGGTCGTTTGATCGAGGATTTCTGCCGCGCCACCGGCGTGGAGCGCCTGCCGGAGCACGAGCTTTATGCCCATGCCAACCTGCGGGCGGCCAACGACCTGTTGTTCGCGCGGCCCGAGTTGCCCCAGTGGCACCTGGCCCAAGCCGATCTGCTGCTCACCCTGGGCGCCGACATCCTCGAAACCTTCGTGCAGCCCGTCGCCTTTGCCGCCGAACTGACGCAAGCGCGCGATGCCCAGGGTTTGTCCTGGTGGCACGCCGCGCCCCAGGTGTCCCTCACCGGCGCCGGCGCCGATCAGGAGTTGACCTTGCGCCCAGGTAGCGAGGCTGCGCTGCTGAGGTTTCTGCTGGCCTCCCTCGTCGCCCGGCCGCCCTGGCGGGAGCGCCTTCCCGAGGCCCTGCGCGAATGGCCGGAGGCCCCCGACCTGTCGCGGGCGGCCGACGCCACCGGCCTTGAACCGCGGCTGCTCCAAGAGCTGGCCGAGGCCCTGATGCGGGCCAAGGCGCCCCTGGTGATCGCCGGCGGCATCGGTACGGCCCATGGCGAAGGGCTCGAAACGGCCTTGCTCGCCGGGTTGCTGCAACGCCTGGTCGATCCCGACGGCGCCCGTCTTTCCTTTGCGCGGGGCCAGAATTACGCCGGACTGGGCACCCTGAGGGACATGCAGGCCCTGGCGCAAGATTTGACGGCAAAGCAGATCGGGGTGATTTTCCTGGCGCGCTGCAACCCGGTCTACAACACGCCTGACGATTATGCCTTTGGCCAGGCCTTGTCTGGTGCCGGCTTTCGCGTGGTTCTGGCCGATCTCGAGGATGAGACCACCAACGCCGCCGACCTGCTTCTGCCCCTGGCCCATGGCCTGGAATCCTGGGGCGATGCCGAACCGGTACAGGGGGTTTTGTCCCTGTTTCAGCCCCTGACGCAGCCCTTCGGCGCGGCCCGCGGCGAAGGCGACATCCTTCTCGAACTCTGGCGTCGCCTGCGACCGGAGGAACCGCCCGAGGCGCAAAGCTATCGCGACTACCTGCTCGCCGCCTGGGAACAGCGCCTCATCGACCAGCAGCTCGGGGATTTGGCGCGGCAGGGGTGGGTTGAATTGCCGGCGTCGGCGGAGGCGGCACCCGCCCTGCGCATTGGTGAACCGGCCGCCTTTTTGTCCTCCCGGCGAACGACCGCCGAAGGGGCGTCGCCAGGCTTGCTGCTGACGCCTTCCCTGCGGCATTTCGATGGGCGCGGACGCGCATTGGCGCTGCTTTCTGAAATCCCCGATCCCCTGACCACCATCAGTTGGGGCGCCTGGCTGGCCGTTGCGCCGGAGGATGCGCGAAGCCGGCGCCTCAAGGACCAGGATCTGGCCGATATCGACCTGGCAGGCCGCCGGGTCTCCCTGCCGGTCAAGATCCAGCCCGGCCTGAGGACGGGGGTGCTGACGGTGACGCGCGACGCCTTGCCGGGATTGCCCTTGGCCGTCGATGAGCGGACCGGCGAATTGCTGGCGTGGCGCGAGGTCGGCGAACTGCGGCGCGGCGGGCGCACGCGCCTGCCGATTCTCTCAGGTTCGACCTCCCAGCACGGGCGCGGCATCATTCCCGATCCGGTGCATCGCGACGCCCATGAACCGCCCCGCCCCTCCGAACTCTACCCCGAGCATGAGCATGCCCACTACCGCTGGGCCATGGTCATCGACCTGGAACGCTGCACCGGGTGCAGTGCCTGCGTGGCGGCCTGCTATATCGAAAACAACGTGCCGGTGGTGGGGCTGCGCGATCATCTGAAAGGGCGCGAAATGTCCTGGCTGCGCATCGAGCCCTATTACGACAGCGGTCGCCCCCAGTTCATCCCCATGCTCTGCCAGCACTGCCACTACGCGCCCTGCGAGCCGGTATGCCCGGTGTACGCCGCCTATCACAATCCCGAAGGGCTCAACGTGCAGGTTTATCAGCGCTGCGTGGGCACCCGCTACTGCTCGCACAACTGTCCCTACAAGGTGCGCCGTTTCAACTGGTGGGAACATCGCCGTGAGGCGCCCCTTGATGAAATGCTCAATCCCGATCTGGTGGCGCGCGGCCGCGGCATCATGGAGAAGTGCACCTTCTGCATTCAGCGCATCCGCGCCGCCCGCGACCACGCCAAGGATCAGGGGCGGCTCATCGCCGACGGCGAGGTGATTCCCGCCTGCGCGCAGAGCTGCCCGGCGCGGGCCATCAGCTTCGGCAACCTGCGTGATCCCGAGGCGCGGGTCGCCAAGCTGGTCGATTCCCTTGCCCCTCATCGGGTCTTTGCCGGATTGGGCACCGAACCCTCGGTGTATTATCTGCCGCGCGGGAGGTCGAAATGAGCAAGGACGTCCTCGCCCCCCCGGCGGCGCCCGACATCACGCCCGGCGAGCGCCTGGAAAACACCGTGCTGGCCGCCATGAGCCGCCCGAGCCTGCGCTTTTTGGCCGCCCTGGCGGGTTGTCTGCTGCTGGTGCTGATGCTGTTCGTCATCTGGGGCGCGATCATCTGGCAGGGCATGGGGCTCACCGGCAAGAATCATCCGGTGGGCTGGGCCATGCTCATCACCAATTTCGTTTTCTGGGTCGGCATCGCCCATTCGGGCACGCTGATCTCGGCGGTGCTGTTCCTGTTCCGTGCGCGTTTTCGCACCAGCTTCAACCGCGCCGCCGAGGCCATGACGCTCATCGCCCTGAGCGTTGCCGGGCTTTTCCCGCTCATCCACCTGGGCCGGGTGTGGATCTTCTACTATCTGCTGCCCTATCCCAGCGAGCGCATGCTGTGGCCCAATTTCCGCTCGCCCCTGGTGTGGGACGTGTTCGCCGTGACCACTTACATGCTGGTCAGCGCGGCTTTTTTCTATATCGGCCTGCTGCCCGACCTGGCCATCGTGCGCCGCCGCCTGCAGGGCTGGCGCAGCCGCATCTACGGCTGGCTGTCCTTGGGCTGGCGCGGCAGTCTCGATGAGTGGCGCCACTACAACCGCGTCTATCTGTTTCTCGCCGCCTTCGCCACGCCCCTGGTGGCCTCGGTGCATTCCATCGTCTCCTGGGATTTTGCGGTGAGCATCGTGCCCGGCTGGCACACCACCATCTTCGCGCCTTATTTCGTGGCCGGCGCGATTCTCTCGGGCAGCGCCATGGTCTTCACCCTGACCATTCCCATGCGCCGCATCCTCGGCCTTGAGGCCTACATCCAGATCGACCATTTCGAGGCCCTGGCCAAGATCCTGCTCTTCACCTCGCTGATCGTGAGCTATTCCTACATCTGCGAGACGGCTCTGGCCTGGTATCACGGCAACCCCTTCGAGATGGAACAGTTTCGCTATCGCTCCTTCGGCGATTACTGGGTTCTCTACTGGATCATGATCCTGTGCAACTCGCTGCTGCCCCTGACCCTGTGGCGCAAAAGCTGGCGGCGCAACCTCGGCTGGCTGTTCATCCTGTCGATTCTGGTGAATGTCGGCATGTGGCTGGAGCGCTTCGTCATCATCGTCAACTCCCTGGCGCGCGAGTACAGCCCGTATTCCTGGGGCACCTACCAGGTGAGCCTGGCCGAGTTGGGCATCACCCTGGGTTCCTTCGGCCTGTTCTTCGCCCTGTTCCTGCTGTTCTGCAAGCTGTTGCCGGTTCTCTCCATGACCGAGATCAAGGAGCGCCTGTGATGAAGCATGCGCAGCTTTTTCATGATCGCGAGGAGTTTCTGGCGCGCCTGCGAGAACTGCGCGCCGCTGGCCATGATCGCCGGGACCTGGAGATCCACATGCCTTATCACGTGCACGAGGTGGAAGAGATTCTCGGCGTACCGCCGGGCGGGGTGCGCTTTTTCGCTCTGGGCGGCGGGCTTTTGGGGTTTATCGGCGGGCTGCTCTTTGTCTGCTTCACGGTGTTGTCCTGGCCGCTGATCACCGGCGGCAAGCCCATTGTCTCGGTGCCGCCCTTTTTGCTCATCGCCTATCTGCTCACCATTTTGTGCGGTTCGCTGTGCGCCTTCGGCGGATTTCTGCTGCTGGCGCGGCGGCCGACTTTTCAAGACACGAGCGACATCGATGCCGCCGGAGACTGTTTCATCATTGGTGTGCGCGGGGAGAAGACGCCATGATGCGGGTCAGCTTCTCCCGCCGTGATCTGTACATGATCCTTGGCCTGGCCGCCGGGTTGGTGCTGCTCTTTGAGTACGGCAAGCTCACGCCCAACCGTGGCGCGCTGCTGCTCACCCTGGTCTTCTGGAGTGCACTGGCCCAGGGCTGTATTGCCCTGGCGGCGGCGGCCGAGCTCACCGGGGCGCGCTGGATTGCGTCCCTGCGGCGCGAACTGCTCTGCGTTCATCCGATGCTGCTGCTGCTCGCCGTGCTGTTTTTCTGTCTCGGGCTGCGCCTGGACCTCTATCCCTGGAGCGAAAAGCCGGGACTCTGGCTCAATGGGCCCTTTTTCATGGGCCGCAACCTGCTGTTGCTGCTGGCGGTCTGGTGGACGGGACGTCGCTTCGCCCGGAGTTCCGCCGCGCGGTCTCAAGCTTGCCGGCAGGATGCCGTTTTTTACCTGTTTGCCTTTGTCGCCTGCCAGTCGCTGCTTGCCTTTGACCTGGTCATGTCCCTGGCCTATCCCTGGATGAGTTCGCTGCTGGGCGCCTACTTTTTCGTCGAAGCCCTCTATGCCGGAGTCGCTTTGGCGGCACTGCTGTTTTTCCTGCTGCGCGCGGCCGAGCAGCGCCGCTCCCCCGCGCAGTTCGGCTCTTATCAGCGCGATGTGGCGCGTCTTCTCTTTGGTTTCAGCGTGCTCTGGGGCGGGCTGTTCTTCGCCCAGTATCTGTTGCTGTGGTACGGCAATCTTCCGGAGGAAACCGGGTTCATCGTCGAGCGATTGCGCTCGCCGGGGCTGCGAAACCTCGCGCTGCTGGTGATCTTTGCCTGTTTCCTCGCGCCCTTTGCGGGACTGATGGCGCGCCGCGTCAAGGAGAGCGCGGCCCTGGTGGCCCTGGCGGCAGTGGCGGTGCTGGCGGGGTTGTTCGGCGAGCGGCTGTTTTTCATCCTGCCCGAGGCGCCCTTGCATCTTGGTGTCGCCCTGTTTCAGAG
This window of the Geoalkalibacter sp. genome carries:
- a CDS encoding quinol:electron acceptor oxidoreductase subunit ActD, which codes for MKHAQLFHDREEFLARLRELRAAGHDRRDLEIHMPYHVHEVEEILGVPPGGVRFFALGGGLLGFIGGLLFVCFTVLSWPLITGGKPIVSVPPFLLIAYLLTILCGSLCAFGGFLLLARRPTFQDTSDIDAAGDCFIIGVRGEKTP
- the nrfD gene encoding NrfD/PsrC family molybdoenzyme membrane anchor subunit, giving the protein MSKDVLAPPAAPDITPGERLENTVLAAMSRPSLRFLAALAGCLLLVLMLFVIWGAIIWQGMGLTGKNHPVGWAMLITNFVFWVGIAHSGTLISAVLFLFRARFRTSFNRAAEAMTLIALSVAGLFPLIHLGRVWIFYYLLPYPSERMLWPNFRSPLVWDVFAVTTYMLVSAAFFYIGLLPDLAIVRRRLQGWRSRIYGWLSLGWRGSLDEWRHYNRVYLFLAAFATPLVASVHSIVSWDFAVSIVPGWHTTIFAPYFVAGAILSGSAMVFTLTIPMRRILGLEAYIQIDHFEALAKILLFTSLIVSYSYICETALAWYHGNPFEMEQFRYRSFGDYWVLYWIMILCNSLLPLTLWRKSWRRNLGWLFILSILVNVGMWLERFVIIVNSLAREYSPYSWGTYQVSLAELGITLGSFGLFFALFLLFCKLLPVLSMTEIKERL
- a CDS encoding molybdopterin-dependent oxidoreductase; this encodes MERRNFLRLLGFFGSTLLPGCRKEGAHGTLISQLVPPGDGVVPGEAQWRPSTCGECPAHCGVLVRLREGRPVKLEGHPDHPLSRGGLCLRGQAGLERRYHPRRILAPRRKVDGQWRDLSWDEALAVLDAELTRNTQAGRRSVYLSGRTTGTLGRLIEDFCRATGVERLPEHELYAHANLRAANDLLFARPELPQWHLAQADLLLTLGADILETFVQPVAFAAELTQARDAQGLSWWHAAPQVSLTGAGADQELTLRPGSEAALLRFLLASLVARPPWRERLPEALREWPEAPDLSRAADATGLEPRLLQELAEALMRAKAPLVIAGGIGTAHGEGLETALLAGLLQRLVDPDGARLSFARGQNYAGLGTLRDMQALAQDLTAKQIGVIFLARCNPVYNTPDDYAFGQALSGAGFRVVLADLEDETTNAADLLLPLAHGLESWGDAEPVQGVLSLFQPLTQPFGAARGEGDILLELWRRLRPEEPPEAQSYRDYLLAAWEQRLIDQQLGDLARQGWVELPASAEAAPALRIGEPAAFLSSRRTTAEGASPGLLLTPSLRHFDGRGRALALLSEIPDPLTTISWGAWLAVAPEDARSRRLKDQDLADIDLAGRRVSLPVKIQPGLRTGVLTVTRDALPGLPLAVDERTGELLAWREVGELRRGGRTRLPILSGSTSQHGRGIIPDPVHRDAHEPPRPSELYPEHEHAHYRWAMVIDLERCTGCSACVAACYIENNVPVVGLRDHLKGREMSWLRIEPYYDSGRPQFIPMLCQHCHYAPCEPVCPVYAAYHNPEGLNVQVYQRCVGTRYCSHNCPYKVRRFNWWEHRREAPLDEMLNPDLVARGRGIMEKCTFCIQRIRAARDHAKDQGRLIADGEVIPACAQSCPARAISFGNLRDPEARVAKLVDSLAPHRVFAGLGTEPSVYYLPRGRSK